The sequence CCGGACGGAGGCGTGCTCCCAGCCGCCCGCGCCGTAGCTGAGAGAGCCCAGCACGCGCGAGGGCGCCAGCCCGCACATCTCGGTGTACGTCGACACGCCGATGCCGAGCTGCACCGGGTCGCGCCGGTCGCGCCGGTCGGACTGCTCGGCCCTGAGCTTGTCGTAGCCGAACAGCGCGAGCGCCTTCTCCGTGGCGGCCTCGTAGTTGCCGGAGTCGTAGGTCAGCCCGCAGATCGTGTCGTACGGGAACTCCTGGTGGGTGATCCAGTTGCGGCGCCGTACCTCGACGGGGTCCAGGCCGAGCTCGTGCGCGAGCTCGTCCACGGCCCGCTCGATGGCGAACGTGGCCTCGGGGCGGCCGGCGCCCCGGTAGGCGTCGGTGGGCATCTTGGTGGTGAAGACACCGGTGCAGGTGAAGTCGTAGGCGTCGATCTTGTAGATGCCGTTGTACATGAACGCGCCGAGCAGCGGTATGCCGGGTGTGACCAGCATCAGGTAGGCGCCCATGTCGGCCAGGAGGTCCACCCGGACGCCCCTGACGCGCCCGTCCCGCTCAGCCGCCAGGGAGATCCGCTGGAGCTGGTCGCGGCCGTGGTGCACGGTCAGGTTGCCCTCGGAGCGCGACTCGGTCCACTTCACCGGCTTGCCCAGCCGTCTGGTGACGAGCAGGCCGAGCACCTCCTCGGCGGTGACCTGGAGCTTGGAGCCGAAGCCGCCGCCGACGTCGGGGGCGACCACGCGCAGCTTGTGCTCGGGGATGCCGGTCGTCAGCGCGAGCATGACCCGCAGCACGTGCGGGATCTGCGTGGCGGAGTAGAGGGTGAAGCCGTCGCCGTCGGTGGTGGCCACGACCGCGCGGGGCTCCATCGCGGACGGGATGAGCCGCTGCTGCACGTAGGTGCGTTCGATCACCACGGGGGCGTCGCGGAACGCCGCGTCGATGTCGCCCCCGGCGAACTTCCAGGTGAAGGCCCGGTTGCCGGACTCGTGGACCCGGGGAGCGCCCTCGGCGAGCGCCTCGGTCATGTCGATGACCGCGTCGAGCGGCTCGTAGTCGACCTCGATCGCCTCCAGGGCGTCGGCGGCCTTGTAGCGGTCGGTGGCGACCACGCAGGCCACCGCCTCGCCGGCGTAGCGGACCTCGTCCACCGCCATGGGCGGGTGGTCGGGGATGACGATGTCCTCGGTGACGGGCCAGGCGCACGGCAGGCTGCCCTGCTCGCCGGCGAGGTCCCGGCCGCTGTAGACCGCGACCACGCCCGGCCGGGCCCGCGCGGCCGAGGTGTCCACCCGGGTGATCCGGGCGTGCGCCATCGGGCTGCGCAGGAACGCCATGTAGAGCATCCCGGGGAGCTGGATGTTGTCGGTCCACGTGGTCCGCCCGGTGACCAGCCGGGCGTCCTCCTTGCGCCTGCGGGCCCTGCCCACCTCGTGCGTGCCGGAGGGCTCGCCGAGCTGGTCGCTCTCGGCGATCTGCTCGGCGAGCACGCCGGCGTCGAGTTGCTCGCTCATGGCGTCCGCACTTCCCGCCGCTCCCCGGCCTGTGACATCTCCTGGGCGGCACGCCGTACCGCCCGGACGATGTTGCAGTAACCGGTGCACCGGCACAGGTTGCCTTCGAGCCCCTCGCGGACGGCCTCCTCCGACGGGTCCGGGTCGTCCCTGAGCAGGTCGATCGCGGCCATGATCATGCCTGGG comes from Streptosporangium roseum DSM 43021 and encodes:
- a CDS encoding xanthine dehydrogenase family protein molybdopterin-binding subunit — encoded protein: MSEQLDAGVLAEQIAESDQLGEPSGTHEVGRARRRKEDARLVTGRTTWTDNIQLPGMLYMAFLRSPMAHARITRVDTSAARARPGVVAVYSGRDLAGEQGSLPCAWPVTEDIVIPDHPPMAVDEVRYAGEAVACVVATDRYKAADALEAIEVDYEPLDAVIDMTEALAEGAPRVHESGNRAFTWKFAGGDIDAAFRDAPVVIERTYVQQRLIPSAMEPRAVVATTDGDGFTLYSATQIPHVLRVMLALTTGIPEHKLRVVAPDVGGGFGSKLQVTAEEVLGLLVTRRLGKPVKWTESRSEGNLTVHHGRDQLQRISLAAERDGRVRGVRVDLLADMGAYLMLVTPGIPLLGAFMYNGIYKIDAYDFTCTGVFTTKMPTDAYRGAGRPEATFAIERAVDELAHELGLDPVEVRRRNWITHQEFPYDTICGLTYDSGNYEAATEKALALFGYDKLRAEQSDRRDRRDPVQLGIGVSTYTEMCGLAPSRVLGSLSYGAGGWEHASVRMLPTGKVEVVTGTSPHGQGHETAWSQIVADALGVPFGDVAVLHGDTAISHKGMDTYGSRSLVVGGVAVLAACEKVKDKARQIAAHMLEASADDIEFSAGSFTVRGTAEGKTIQELALATFAAHDLPDGVEPGLDADATFDPDNFSFPHGTHLCAVEVDTETGACAIRSYVAVDDVGSVVNPLIVEGQVHGGIAQGIGQALFEEAVHDAEGNLLTTTMADYLIPTAADLPGFTTDRTETPATSNPLGVKGVGEAGTIASTPAVVNAIVDALRPYGVHDVRMPCTPERIWRVVSEAGPPASGSGSRSASAEAPAETSAGASADAPASTPGPGSGEATSSSEGGAR